The following are from one region of the Sandaracinus amylolyticus genome:
- a CDS encoding TAXI family TRAP transporter solute-binding subunit, whose translation MVSLRIFFARLRQVGDSPRALALLASIFLLASAVFLRASLDTEEHTIRLTAGDRRGRRTEVAEALRIEAAAHELELEIVPAAGSDDALERLSRRELDAALIQGGLPGTPELREVAAVALEPLHLLVRGDIAMESLDDLRGRRVNLAPPGSGTRGLALEVLALAHLEPSRDFDETQLDYRELESLPAERLPDAIFHVSALPSPLASFLVDERGYRLAPLPYADAIALRNVAVSRGRIPAYAYGADAPAHDVPTLATRMLLVVHRDTSDEVVKRLLESLASDSFGARARIARAEISTLVAQPEYPLHPGTLEWLHRNDPLLTPELMEGIESLRSFLVSLVVAGILAYRWWRRSRVSGLDRFFAEVSRIDREALALERETHLDLARMVVLRTRLGETKTRALEAFARGQVHSEELLSSFLVHVADVRSHLNAMILHERDRIEKRARAIGRDEEAALREMWEEALADVRADRETQRGDRS comes from the coding sequence GTGGTCTCGCTCCGCATCTTCTTCGCGCGGCTCCGGCAGGTCGGGGACTCGCCGCGCGCGCTCGCGCTGCTGGCGTCGATCTTCCTGCTCGCCTCTGCGGTGTTCCTGCGCGCGTCGCTCGACACCGAGGAGCACACGATCCGGCTCACCGCGGGCGATCGACGAGGGCGCCGCACCGAGGTCGCGGAGGCGCTGCGCATCGAAGCGGCGGCACACGAGCTGGAGCTCGAGATCGTGCCCGCCGCGGGCTCGGACGACGCGCTCGAGCGGCTCTCGCGGCGCGAGCTCGACGCGGCGCTGATCCAGGGCGGCTTGCCCGGGACGCCCGAGCTGCGCGAGGTCGCGGCGGTCGCGCTCGAGCCGCTGCACCTCTTGGTGCGCGGGGACATCGCGATGGAGTCGCTCGACGATCTGCGCGGTCGTCGGGTGAACCTCGCGCCGCCGGGGAGCGGGACGCGCGGGCTCGCGCTGGAGGTGCTCGCGCTCGCGCACCTCGAGCCGAGCCGCGACTTCGACGAGACGCAGCTCGACTACCGCGAGCTCGAGTCGCTGCCCGCCGAGCGACTGCCCGACGCGATCTTCCACGTGTCCGCCCTGCCCTCGCCGCTCGCGTCGTTCCTCGTCGACGAGCGGGGCTATCGACTCGCGCCGCTGCCCTACGCCGATGCGATCGCGCTGCGCAACGTCGCGGTCTCGCGGGGGCGCATCCCGGCGTACGCGTATGGCGCCGACGCGCCCGCGCACGACGTGCCGACGCTCGCCACGCGCATGTTGCTGGTGGTGCATCGCGACACCTCGGACGAGGTCGTGAAGCGCCTGCTCGAGTCGCTCGCGTCGGACTCGTTCGGCGCGCGGGCGCGCATCGCGCGCGCCGAGATCTCGACGCTCGTCGCGCAGCCCGAGTACCCGCTGCACCCCGGCACGCTCGAGTGGCTTCACCGCAACGACCCGCTGCTCACGCCGGAGCTGATGGAGGGGATCGAGAGCCTCCGCAGCTTCCTCGTGTCGCTGGTGGTGGCGGGGATCCTCGCGTACCGGTGGTGGCGTCGGTCACGCGTGAGCGGGCTCGATCGGTTCTTCGCGGAGGTGTCGCGGATCGATCGCGAGGCGCTGGCGCTGGAGCGCGAGACGCACCTCGATCTCGCGCGCATGGTCGTGCTGCGCACGCGCCTCGGCGAGACCAAGACGCGCGCGCTCGAGGCGTTCGCGCGCGGTCAGGTGCACTCGGAGGAGCTGCTCTCGAGCTTCCTCGTGCACGTGGCCGACGTGCGCTCGCACCTCAACGCGATGATCCTCCACGAGCGCGATCGCATCGAGAAGCGCGCCCGCGCGATCGGCCGCGACGAAGAGGCGGCGTTGCGCGAGATGTGGGAAGAGGCGCTCGCCGACGTCCGCGCCGATCGCGAGACGCAGCGAGGAGATCGATCGTGA
- a CDS encoding class I SAM-dependent rRNA methyltransferase — translation MSLEELVARAIERRGALLSRLEREETDCVRLFHGATEGVPGLAIDRYGPVLLAQTWRDPLEPGALEQVHAVVTRALGIDLAPCWNHRGPSRKEGVRGSDTSDPRLHAAEGRELGARYDVRPRHRGQDPLLFLDLRVGRRWVRAESAGRSVLNLFSYTCGVGVVAALGGAREVWNVDFAASALEVGRGNAERNGIEASRFVTIEDDVIPVVRQLAGLPVKGRGTRRGFTKRAPRTFDVVVLDPPRWARTPFGAIDVVRDYPSLFKPALLACAPGGAVLATNHVPTVERDDWHAVLRRTAEKAGRAIASIEELVPEEDFPSFDERPPLKIAVVRLA, via the coding sequence GTGAGCCTCGAAGAGCTGGTCGCGCGCGCCATCGAGCGGCGCGGTGCGCTGCTGTCGCGCCTGGAGCGCGAGGAGACCGACTGCGTGCGGCTCTTCCACGGCGCGACGGAGGGCGTGCCGGGGCTCGCGATCGATCGCTACGGGCCGGTGCTGCTCGCGCAGACGTGGCGCGATCCCCTCGAGCCGGGCGCGCTCGAGCAGGTGCACGCGGTGGTGACGCGCGCGCTGGGGATCGACCTCGCGCCGTGCTGGAACCATCGCGGTCCGTCGCGGAAGGAAGGCGTGCGCGGGAGCGACACCAGCGATCCGCGGCTTCACGCGGCGGAGGGGCGCGAGCTCGGAGCGCGCTACGACGTGCGGCCGCGCCATCGCGGGCAGGACCCGCTGCTCTTCCTCGATCTGCGCGTGGGAAGGCGCTGGGTGCGCGCCGAGAGCGCGGGGCGCAGCGTGCTCAATCTGTTCTCGTACACGTGCGGCGTGGGCGTGGTCGCGGCGCTGGGCGGGGCGCGCGAGGTGTGGAACGTCGACTTCGCGGCGTCGGCGCTCGAGGTCGGTCGCGGCAACGCGGAGCGCAACGGGATCGAGGCGTCGCGCTTCGTGACGATCGAGGACGACGTGATCCCGGTGGTGCGACAGCTCGCAGGGCTGCCGGTGAAGGGACGCGGGACGCGGCGTGGGTTCACCAAGCGCGCGCCGCGCACGTTCGACGTGGTGGTGCTCGATCCGCCGCGCTGGGCGCGCACGCCCTTCGGCGCGATCGACGTGGTCCGCGACTATCCGAGCTTGTTCAAGCCGGCGCTGCTCGCGTGCGCGCCGGGTGGTGCAGTGCTCGCGACGAACCACGTGCCGACGGTCGAGCGCGACGACTGGCACGCGGTGCTGCGGCGCACCGCGGAGAAGGCGGGGCGCGCGATCGCGAGCATCGAGGAGCTGGTGCCCGAGGAGGACTTCCCCTCGTTCGACGAGCGGCCGCCGCTGAAGATCGCGGTGGTGAGGCTCGCGTGA
- a CDS encoding aldo/keto reductase, whose product MRTRSLGEGLLVSSLGLGGMPMSLAGRPSEEQSIAVIHAALDGGITLIDTADVYCVDDHDIGHNERLIAKALKAWRGDRSKVLVATKGGLRRPHGDWVTDARPERLRAACEASLRALGVDRIALYQLHAPDPAVAFEDSVGELARLRAEGKIAHVGLSNVSAAEIDTARALVPIASVQNRCNVIDRRAFEQGVIARCEALGIGFLAYSPVGGSRGRAGLAANAALGEIAARHGATPEEIAIAWLLARSPAIVPIPGASKPASIASILRAAEVQLSAAELAQLG is encoded by the coding sequence ATGCGCACACGCTCTCTGGGTGAAGGCCTCCTCGTCTCCTCGCTCGGGCTCGGCGGCATGCCGATGTCGCTCGCCGGAAGACCGAGCGAGGAGCAGTCGATCGCGGTGATCCACGCCGCGCTCGACGGTGGGATCACGCTGATCGACACCGCCGACGTGTACTGCGTCGACGACCACGACATCGGGCACAACGAGCGCCTGATCGCCAAGGCGCTGAAGGCGTGGCGCGGCGACCGCTCGAAGGTGCTCGTCGCGACGAAGGGCGGGCTGCGCCGCCCGCACGGCGACTGGGTCACCGACGCGCGCCCCGAGCGACTGCGCGCGGCGTGCGAGGCGAGCCTGCGCGCGCTCGGCGTAGACCGGATCGCGCTCTACCAGCTGCACGCGCCCGACCCCGCGGTGGCCTTCGAGGACAGCGTGGGCGAGCTCGCGAGGCTGCGCGCGGAAGGGAAGATCGCGCACGTCGGCCTCTCGAACGTGAGCGCCGCGGAGATCGACACGGCCCGCGCGCTGGTGCCGATCGCGAGCGTGCAGAACCGATGCAACGTGATCGATCGACGCGCGTTCGAGCAGGGCGTGATCGCGCGCTGCGAGGCGCTGGGGATCGGATTCCTCGCGTACTCGCCGGTCGGTGGGAGCCGCGGGCGCGCGGGGCTCGCGGCGAACGCGGCGCTCGGCGAGATCGCGGCGCGCCACGGCGCGACGCCGGAGGAGATCGCGATCGCGTGGCTGCTCGCGCGCTCGCCGGCGATCGTGCCGATCCCGGGCGCGAGCAAGCCGGCGAGCATCGCGTCGATCCTGCGGGCCGCCGAGGTGCAGCTGAGCGCAGCGGAGCTCGCGCAGCTCGGATGA
- a CDS encoding sulfite exporter TauE/SafE family protein, with amino-acid sequence MPEGLSLLSLGALALVVLTAFTVEAALGFGATLISVALGSIFVSIDALLPSLVPLNLGISIWLVSRYWRQVDVAFLLRRLLPPMALGLPFGIALYQVADASLLKRLFGTFLIVVSGLELHRVRSARGADPAPLSRTVELAMALAGGVVHGAFATGGPMAVYVTSRAVADKGAYRATLCVLWLALNVVLLASFAVAGDLDRDALVLTGALVPSCAVGLVLGEIAHHRVPVATFRAAVFVALALAGVMLVARG; translated from the coding sequence GTGCCCGAAGGTCTGTCGTTGCTCTCGCTCGGCGCGCTCGCGCTCGTCGTGCTCACCGCGTTCACCGTCGAGGCCGCGCTCGGCTTCGGGGCGACGCTGATCTCGGTCGCGCTGGGATCGATCTTCGTGTCGATCGACGCGCTGCTGCCGTCGCTCGTGCCGCTCAACCTCGGGATCTCGATCTGGCTGGTGTCGCGGTACTGGCGACAGGTCGACGTCGCGTTCCTGCTGCGGCGCCTCTTGCCGCCGATGGCCCTCGGTCTGCCCTTCGGGATCGCGCTCTATCAGGTCGCGGATGCATCGCTGCTCAAGCGGCTCTTCGGCACGTTCTTGATCGTCGTCTCGGGGCTCGAGCTCCATCGCGTGCGCAGCGCGCGGGGCGCCGATCCCGCGCCGCTCTCGCGCACCGTCGAGCTCGCGATGGCGCTCGCGGGCGGCGTCGTGCACGGCGCGTTCGCGACCGGCGGGCCGATGGCGGTCTACGTCACGAGCCGCGCGGTCGCCGACAAGGGCGCGTACCGCGCGACGCTCTGCGTGCTGTGGTTGGCGCTCAACGTCGTGCTGCTCGCGAGCTTCGCCGTGGCGGGCGATCTCGATCGCGACGCGCTCGTGCTCACCGGCGCGCTCGTGCCTTCGTGCGCGGTCGGCCTCGTGCTCGGCGAGATCGCGCATCACCGCGTGCCGGTCGCGACGTTCCGCGCCGCGGTGTTCGTCGCGCTCGCGCTCGCGGGCGTCATGCTCGTCGCGCGCGGCTAG
- a CDS encoding 16S rRNA (uracil(1498)-N(3))-methyltransferase — protein MNLVLIEASELDAEQRVVLRDARATHLVRVLAVVPGVRVRVGVIDGAIGLGEVERVERDEVVLRCALEREIPARPRVDLLLALPRPKVIGRLYGALAQLGIGRLMLTNAAKVERFYFDAHQLDPAYRRAQLIEGLAQARDTRVPEVSVHKSLRALVEDELDAMAPGTTRLLADPGVHPSPHARCASVTGRVVIAIGPEGGWNDFERALLVSRGFEPVAMGARTLRTDTACIALLSLVHDALGT, from the coding sequence GTGAACCTGGTGCTGATCGAGGCCTCGGAGCTCGATGCGGAGCAGCGCGTCGTGCTGCGGGACGCGCGTGCGACGCACCTGGTGCGGGTGCTCGCGGTCGTGCCCGGCGTGCGGGTGCGGGTCGGGGTGATCGACGGTGCGATCGGGCTCGGCGAGGTCGAGCGGGTCGAGCGCGACGAGGTGGTGCTGCGGTGCGCGCTCGAGCGCGAGATCCCGGCGCGACCGCGGGTGGATCTGCTGCTCGCGCTGCCGCGCCCCAAGGTGATCGGACGGCTGTACGGAGCGCTGGCGCAGCTCGGGATCGGACGGCTGATGCTGACCAACGCGGCGAAGGTGGAGCGCTTCTACTTCGACGCGCACCAGCTCGACCCCGCGTATCGGCGGGCCCAGCTGATCGAGGGGCTCGCGCAGGCGCGCGACACGCGCGTGCCCGAGGTCAGCGTGCACAAGTCGCTGCGCGCGCTGGTCGAGGACGAGCTCGACGCGATGGCGCCGGGCACGACGCGGCTGCTCGCCGATCCGGGCGTTCATCCGTCGCCCCACGCGCGCTGTGCGTCGGTCACCGGGCGGGTGGTGATCGCGATCGGGCCCGAGGGCGGATGGAACGACTTCGAGCGCGCGCTGCTGGTGTCGCGCGGGTTCGAGCCGGTCGCGATGGGCGCGCGCACGCTGCGCACCGACACCGCGTGCATCGCCCTGCTGTCGCTGGTGCACGACGCGCTGGGGACGTGA
- a CDS encoding C45 family peptidase: protein MTASLLDHAPARAASTTDQSVWRTHGKGAHRRIHGLHVLRLSGSFREMGEQHGALLREHVRRGPMPYYRAHFTKLVGRSQLGALSHAVWPALQLMIGRRVSRRHPEWAREMLRGIAEGSGVPYAELLDGATMPDALLWLASSLMKVHAPGPAVAHRISLGLGCTSAIAWGDATKDGKLLHARNFDYHGVSCWPQEAAVIFHEPDQGQRYVSIASAGVPLGGITAMNEAGLTLTVHQHMFTDRARLGGTPIAVAGDIVMREAKSIADAEAILAAHRPVGCWTYLVTDGKKKEVLCWEENPDRHAAFKPARERGTFGYANVYLDEELGDTEVNLYGSYWRHNEARHRKANELLAQRRGTLDPQGMAEILADPGADGCRISEAISMVMTVGSVVFRPEDGVVWVGTGDAPTSEGSFVPFSLGHADHDPRPGTIDTSSRESAEARAAFEHYRRAYVLYLDEHDVGAARAEMRRAIELQPRQPLYHFLEGLCALQIGDAEGAARAMSSALEIGHPHEQRRAAMHLWRARAYAQAGRKKDAAADWRRCLALRADPVVHEAARRDLRRGWSARRAERAQVDFSMADVAMP from the coding sequence ATGACCGCTTCGCTGCTCGATCATGCGCCCGCGCGCGCCGCCTCGACCACCGATCAATCCGTCTGGCGCACGCACGGCAAAGGCGCGCATCGGCGCATCCACGGCCTCCACGTGCTGCGTCTCTCCGGCTCGTTCCGCGAGATGGGCGAGCAGCACGGCGCGCTCCTGCGCGAGCACGTCCGCCGCGGGCCGATGCCCTACTACCGCGCGCACTTCACCAAGCTCGTCGGCCGCTCGCAGCTCGGCGCGCTCTCGCACGCGGTGTGGCCCGCCCTGCAGCTCATGATCGGACGGCGCGTCTCGCGGCGTCATCCCGAGTGGGCGCGCGAGATGCTGCGTGGGATCGCCGAGGGCTCGGGCGTCCCGTACGCGGAGCTGCTCGATGGCGCGACGATGCCGGACGCGCTGCTCTGGCTCGCGTCGAGCCTCATGAAGGTGCACGCGCCGGGGCCCGCGGTCGCGCATCGCATCTCGCTCGGCCTCGGCTGCACGTCGGCGATCGCGTGGGGTGACGCGACGAAGGACGGCAAGCTGCTGCACGCGCGCAACTTCGACTACCACGGCGTGTCGTGCTGGCCGCAGGAGGCCGCGGTGATCTTCCACGAGCCCGATCAGGGCCAGCGCTACGTGTCGATCGCGAGCGCGGGCGTGCCGCTCGGCGGCATCACCGCGATGAACGAGGCGGGGCTCACGCTCACCGTGCACCAGCACATGTTCACCGATCGCGCGCGCCTCGGAGGAACGCCGATCGCGGTCGCGGGCGACATCGTGATGCGCGAGGCGAAGAGCATCGCGGACGCGGAGGCGATCCTCGCGGCGCATCGTCCGGTCGGCTGCTGGACGTACCTCGTGACCGACGGGAAGAAGAAGGAAGTGCTCTGCTGGGAGGAGAACCCCGATCGTCACGCCGCGTTCAAGCCGGCGCGCGAGCGCGGCACGTTCGGCTACGCGAACGTCTACCTCGACGAAGAGCTCGGCGACACCGAGGTGAACCTCTACGGCTCGTACTGGCGCCACAACGAGGCGCGCCATCGCAAGGCGAACGAGCTCCTCGCGCAGCGGCGCGGCACCCTCGATCCCCAAGGAATGGCGGAGATCCTCGCCGATCCCGGCGCCGACGGGTGCCGCATCAGTGAGGCGATCTCGATGGTGATGACGGTGGGCTCGGTCGTGTTCCGCCCGGAGGACGGAGTGGTGTGGGTCGGCACCGGCGATGCGCCGACGAGCGAAGGATCGTTCGTGCCGTTCTCGCTGGGTCACGCCGATCACGATCCGCGCCCGGGCACGATCGACACGAGCTCGCGCGAGAGCGCCGAGGCGCGCGCTGCGTTCGAGCACTATCGACGCGCGTACGTGCTCTACCTCGACGAGCACGACGTCGGCGCGGCGCGCGCCGAGATGCGTCGCGCGATCGAGCTGCAGCCGCGACAGCCGCTCTATCACTTCCTCGAGGGCCTCTGCGCGCTGCAGATCGGCGACGCCGAGGGCGCGGCCCGCGCGATGTCGAGCGCGCTCGAGATCGGGCACCCGCACGAGCAGCGTCGCGCCGCGATGCACCTCTGGCGAGCGCGCGCGTACGCGCAGGCGGGACGCAAGAAGGACGCGGCGGCGGACTGGCGGCGCTGTCTCGCGCTGCGTGCCGATCCCGTGGTGCACGAGGCGGCACGTCGCGATCTGCGTCGTGGCTGGAGCGCACGCCGCGCGGAGCGCGCGCAGGTCGACTTCTCGATGGCCGACGTCGCGATGCCGTGA
- the otsB gene encoding trehalose-phosphatase, translating into MPTLGVLVDLDGTLIPIASTPQQAQSDAEVASVLRDLALAPGTRVVVVSGRPRASLDDRVGGIEGIDLVAEHGAWRRDERGWSPLPLVGTPPDGIERTLSGLARAYPGAFAEPKTWSVCLHYRRVSASSREALVVEATHAIHGWMAQHPEYELLEADHALEVRHRGAQKGTAVPWLRERLGPGARLLALGDDLTDEDTFASLDEHDVAVLVSPSERTTRAAARLEGPTEVRALLRWLARARHRAVAHRDVTIGSSDSQPPPPLPKRRAAMSAENGTPLVVISNRMPDPTPGGDARTRNVGGLVAALEPALAARGGLWLGWSGRARAGHRDLAVDRSTVPARASFDFEPRWHELYYNGFANRSLWPLFHSLPERARYADEEWAAYVEVNEVFAEAASRVASRTGTIWAHDYHLLLVGAALRRRGFTGRLGHFLHIPFPPLDLLETMPWAPEIVSALLAFDLLGFHTRRFAANFLSCARELAGAERISEDALRVQGRIVRARAFPLGIDPAPFESPEDDEGVDEELAQLRAAMGERQLVLGVDRLDYTKGIPQRLEAFARMLELHPALRGQVSMIQVAVPSRSDVPEYAAQRAAIEALVGHINGTLGEAHWVPVRYVYRSYGRGHLARLYREADVALVTPLRDGMNLVAKEFVAAQDPKDPGVLLLSRFAGAAEEMRAAALCTNPYHRDGMANDLARALAMSLAERRTRHAELLAMVHRTTSASWADAFLSALEG; encoded by the coding sequence GTGCCCACGCTCGGAGTGCTCGTCGATCTCGACGGCACGCTGATCCCGATCGCGAGCACGCCGCAGCAAGCGCAGTCGGACGCGGAGGTCGCGAGCGTGCTGCGCGATCTCGCGCTCGCGCCCGGCACGCGCGTCGTGGTGGTCAGCGGGAGACCGCGCGCGTCGCTCGACGATCGTGTCGGCGGGATCGAGGGGATCGATCTCGTCGCCGAGCACGGCGCGTGGCGGCGCGACGAGCGCGGATGGTCTCCGCTGCCGCTCGTCGGCACGCCGCCCGATGGCATCGAGCGCACGCTCTCGGGTCTCGCGCGCGCGTACCCCGGCGCGTTCGCGGAGCCGAAGACGTGGTCGGTGTGCCTCCACTACCGGCGCGTCTCCGCGTCGTCGCGCGAGGCGCTCGTCGTCGAGGCGACGCACGCGATCCACGGGTGGATGGCGCAGCACCCGGAGTACGAGCTGCTCGAGGCGGATCACGCGCTCGAGGTGCGGCATCGCGGCGCGCAGAAGGGCACCGCGGTGCCCTGGCTCCGCGAGCGCCTCGGCCCGGGCGCGCGCCTGCTCGCGCTCGGCGACGATCTCACCGACGAGGACACGTTCGCGTCGCTCGACGAGCACGACGTCGCGGTCCTGGTGAGCCCGTCGGAGCGCACGACGCGCGCGGCGGCGCGGCTCGAAGGACCGACCGAGGTGCGCGCGCTCCTGCGATGGCTCGCGCGCGCGCGGCATCGCGCGGTCGCGCATCGCGACGTCACGATCGGCTCGTCGGACTCGCAGCCTCCGCCGCCGCTCCCCAAGCGTCGCGCCGCGATGTCTGCCGAGAACGGCACGCCGCTCGTCGTGATCTCGAACCGCATGCCCGACCCCACGCCCGGCGGCGATGCGCGCACGCGCAACGTCGGCGGCCTCGTCGCCGCGCTCGAGCCCGCGCTCGCGGCGCGTGGTGGGCTCTGGCTCGGATGGAGCGGTCGCGCGCGCGCAGGCCACCGCGATCTCGCGGTCGATCGCAGCACGGTGCCGGCGCGCGCGTCGTTCGACTTCGAGCCGCGGTGGCACGAGCTCTACTACAACGGGTTCGCGAACCGCAGCCTGTGGCCGCTCTTCCACTCGCTGCCCGAGCGTGCGCGTTACGCCGACGAGGAGTGGGCCGCGTACGTCGAGGTGAACGAGGTGTTCGCGGAGGCCGCGAGCCGCGTCGCGTCGCGCACCGGGACGATCTGGGCGCACGACTATCACCTCTTGCTCGTCGGCGCGGCGCTGCGACGCCGCGGGTTCACCGGGCGTCTCGGACACTTCCTCCACATCCCGTTCCCGCCGCTCGATCTGCTCGAGACGATGCCGTGGGCTCCGGAGATCGTCAGCGCGCTGCTCGCGTTCGATCTGCTCGGCTTCCACACCCGACGCTTCGCCGCGAACTTCCTGTCGTGCGCGCGCGAGCTCGCGGGCGCGGAGCGCATCTCGGAGGACGCGCTGCGGGTGCAGGGGCGCATCGTGCGGGCGCGCGCGTTCCCGCTCGGGATCGATCCTGCGCCCTTCGAGTCCCCCGAGGACGACGAGGGCGTCGACGAGGAGCTCGCGCAGCTGCGCGCCGCGATGGGCGAGCGCCAGCTCGTGCTCGGCGTCGATCGGCTCGACTACACCAAGGGGATCCCCCAGCGGCTCGAGGCGTTCGCGCGCATGCTCGAGCTGCATCCGGCGCTGCGCGGACAGGTCTCGATGATCCAGGTCGCCGTGCCCTCGCGCTCCGACGTGCCCGAGTACGCCGCGCAGCGCGCCGCGATCGAGGCGCTCGTCGGGCACATCAACGGCACGCTCGGCGAGGCTCACTGGGTGCCGGTGCGGTACGTGTATCGATCCTACGGGCGCGGGCATCTCGCGAGGCTCTATCGCGAGGCCGACGTCGCCCTCGTCACGCCACTGCGCGACGGGATGAACCTGGTCGCGAAGGAGTTCGTCGCGGCGCAGGACCCGAAGGATCCCGGCGTGCTCCTGCTCTCGCGATTCGCAGGCGCGGCCGAGGAGATGCGCGCCGCCGCGCTGTGCACGAACCCCTACCACCGCGACGGCATGGCGAACGATCTCGCGCGGGCGCTCGCGATGTCGCTCGCCGAGCGTCGGACGCGACACGCCGAGCTCCTCGCGATGGTGCACCGCACGACGAGCGCGTCGTGGGCCGACGCGTTCCTCTCGGCGCTGGAGGGCTAG